Proteins from a genomic interval of Rubinisphaera italica:
- a CDS encoding MazG nucleotide pyrophosphohydrolase domain-containing protein, with amino-acid sequence MTSKKPGHENDSQLTVNKLQKSIQEMFGHKDSQRGVDGTFMWFMEEVGELAGALRSDNREELAGEFADVLAWLVTLANLTGIDLEQAVAKKYCKGCPRCMAEVCECQISAKP; translated from the coding sequence ATGACGTCGAAAAAACCTGGACACGAAAACGACTCTCAGCTGACGGTCAACAAGTTACAAAAATCGATTCAGGAGATGTTTGGTCACAAAGACTCCCAACGCGGGGTCGATGGAACCTTCATGTGGTTTATGGAAGAAGTCGGCGAACTGGCCGGGGCATTGCGCTCGGATAATCGAGAAGAACTCGCTGGCGAATTTGCCGATGTGCTCGCCTGGCTGGTTACACTGGCCAATTTGACGGGGATTGATCTGGAGCAGGCTGTCGCCAAGAAATACTGCAAGGGTTGCCCGCGCTGCATGGCAGAGGTTTGTGAATGCCAGATTTCTGCGAAGCCCTAA
- the pheT gene encoding phenylalanine--tRNA ligase subunit beta: protein MIVSWNWLKDYVTLDCDHVTAAEKLMMSGLNLEEIESQGDDFAIDLEVTSNRPDCLGHIGVARELTVLFDKTLQIPAAEISTSSEKTSDVTSVENQSPEHCTQYQARIIRGVKVGPSPEWLRKRLETLGLRSVNNVVDVTNYVLLECGQPLHAFDLNRLDGKKIVVRQAKKGEKIQAIDGKAYELDEQMCVIADASNPVAIAGVMGGKETEVDESTTDLLIETANFAPLSVRRTARKLSLFSDSSFRFERGVDVRQIDWASRRCCELIVQVAGGEILEDSIKVGNFEPVLPEGITLRFAQVPRILGIDVPVDASREILKKLGLTEHDFQGESAIYSPPSWRADLTREADLIEEIARIYGYDQIPENDPPLVRATAKSDQDRTTDIVHHVFNAAGFYEAITMSFVSAELSAAFNPRGLETQLQVEHSSRKKDNQLRSSLIPSLLVSRRANERTGTSNSQLYEISRVFTGWTKVGAIQPLSVGCVTSQSFFELKGLLETLVSTLNPQLHFEATACEATGYASGRVARLSLNGKDWGWIGELDRKVLDQAGLRDAVTAAEFELQPLIDILDQAPQAQAIPQFPAVERDFNFLINDEITWQQLSGTITKSGGPLFTGVEFVSEYRGKPIESGKKTYLVRAAFRSAERTLTGEEVDTAHAQIVANCEQELAAVLR from the coding sequence ATGATAGTCAGCTGGAACTGGTTAAAAGATTACGTCACCCTCGATTGCGATCACGTCACGGCTGCAGAAAAGCTGATGATGTCCGGTTTGAATCTCGAGGAGATTGAGTCTCAGGGTGATGATTTCGCCATCGATCTGGAAGTGACCAGCAATCGTCCAGATTGTCTGGGACATATCGGTGTGGCGCGGGAGTTGACTGTACTGTTTGATAAGACATTACAGATCCCAGCCGCAGAGATTTCCACTTCTTCCGAAAAAACTTCAGATGTCACTTCGGTCGAGAATCAATCGCCCGAACATTGTACTCAGTATCAGGCACGCATCATTCGGGGCGTGAAAGTTGGCCCAAGTCCGGAATGGTTGCGAAAGCGATTGGAAACTCTTGGACTGCGATCCGTCAATAATGTCGTCGATGTGACTAATTATGTGCTCCTCGAATGCGGCCAGCCATTGCACGCGTTTGATTTGAATCGACTGGATGGAAAGAAGATTGTCGTCCGACAGGCGAAAAAAGGGGAAAAGATTCAGGCGATTGATGGCAAGGCCTACGAACTGGATGAGCAGATGTGCGTTATTGCCGATGCGTCTAATCCGGTTGCTATTGCTGGTGTGATGGGCGGCAAAGAGACCGAGGTTGATGAATCAACAACTGACCTGCTGATTGAAACGGCCAACTTTGCTCCTCTATCAGTGCGCCGAACAGCTCGCAAACTTTCATTGTTCAGTGATTCCTCTTTCCGTTTCGAACGAGGAGTTGATGTTCGCCAAATCGACTGGGCGAGCCGACGTTGCTGCGAATTGATTGTGCAGGTCGCAGGCGGTGAGATCCTGGAAGATTCGATCAAGGTCGGAAATTTTGAGCCAGTATTACCAGAGGGGATCACATTACGATTCGCTCAGGTTCCTCGGATTCTGGGAATTGATGTGCCGGTTGATGCGAGCCGAGAGATTCTGAAAAAACTTGGTTTGACCGAGCATGATTTTCAAGGCGAGTCTGCCATCTATTCTCCTCCCAGCTGGCGTGCAGATTTAACTCGGGAAGCAGACCTGATTGAAGAAATCGCCCGCATCTACGGCTACGATCAAATTCCTGAAAACGATCCTCCTCTGGTTCGTGCGACGGCTAAGTCCGACCAGGATCGGACGACCGATATCGTTCATCATGTCTTCAATGCTGCGGGCTTCTATGAAGCAATTACGATGTCGTTTGTCTCAGCCGAACTTTCTGCAGCCTTCAACCCGCGTGGACTCGAAACACAATTGCAGGTCGAGCATTCATCACGGAAGAAAGACAATCAGCTGCGGTCATCACTCATTCCAAGCTTGCTGGTTTCTCGTCGAGCGAATGAACGAACTGGAACCAGCAATTCTCAACTTTACGAAATCTCGCGAGTCTTCACAGGCTGGACCAAAGTGGGAGCGATTCAGCCGCTCTCCGTTGGCTGCGTGACCAGTCAATCATTCTTCGAACTCAAAGGTTTGCTCGAAACGCTCGTCAGCACTTTGAACCCACAACTCCACTTCGAAGCAACTGCTTGTGAAGCAACGGGCTATGCGAGCGGCCGAGTTGCCAGACTGAGTTTAAACGGGAAAGACTGGGGTTGGATTGGTGAACTGGATCGAAAGGTGCTGGATCAAGCGGGCTTGAGAGATGCGGTTACTGCTGCTGAGTTTGAATTGCAGCCGCTGATTGACATTCTCGACCAGGCTCCTCAGGCACAGGCAATTCCACAGTTCCCAGCAGTCGAACGGGATTTCAACTTCCTGATCAACGATGAAATCACGTGGCAGCAGTTGTCCGGGACGATTACTAAATCCGGTGGACCTCTTTTCACGGGTGTGGAATTCGTCAGCGAATATCGCGGCAAGCCGATCGAATCCGGAAAGAAGACTTATCTTGTGCGAGCAGCGTTTCGGTCAGCAGAACGCACCCTGACCGGCGAAGAAGTCGATACTGCTCATGCCCAAATTGTCGCTAATTGTGAGCAGGAACTGGCGGCTGTCCTGAGGTAG
- a CDS encoding acyltransferase family protein has product MKKIEELDGIRGLAIIAVILFHCLRFSHTIPALSFLDLVFGSLWIGVDLFFVLSGFLITSILITQKEAEHRLKNFYIRRTLRIFPLYFFVLGIVLLLSCLNISPFREVFSDLVYHFTYTFNIRVALYDWPEAPLLNHFWSLCIEEQFYLVWPFLVFYTSRKRLHRILIAAIACSLICRFGILLTTQSWATQYAFPLCRLDGLSIGALIALRFTSEQPNYRLPQIIGTISLGATACLFLIFRGFRIEDPILIFILPTLIAAAYLPIFCTVLGVGDSLLKKTLRSRILRWFGKYSYGLYVYHQIIRVLVREYWGITESPLGLIVVGGLSVGCSVLSFKFLESYFLSLKTKYAPH; this is encoded by the coding sequence ATGAAAAAGATTGAAGAACTGGATGGGATTCGCGGGCTGGCAATCATTGCCGTTATTCTTTTTCATTGCCTGCGGTTTTCTCATACGATCCCTGCTCTCTCTTTTCTTGATCTCGTCTTTGGCAGTCTGTGGATTGGTGTCGATCTGTTCTTCGTGCTTTCTGGGTTTTTGATCACATCAATTCTCATCACACAGAAAGAGGCTGAGCACCGACTCAAAAACTTCTATATTCGACGAACTCTGCGGATATTTCCGCTTTACTTCTTTGTACTCGGTATTGTCCTTCTCTTGAGTTGTCTGAATATCTCCCCTTTCCGGGAGGTCTTCAGCGATCTGGTCTATCATTTTACTTACACCTTCAACATCCGTGTTGCCTTGTATGACTGGCCTGAAGCTCCGCTCCTGAATCATTTCTGGAGTTTGTGTATTGAGGAACAGTTTTATCTGGTGTGGCCGTTTCTTGTATTTTACACATCTCGAAAGAGACTTCATCGGATTTTAATAGCCGCCATTGCCTGCTCTCTTATTTGTCGATTCGGGATCCTGCTGACGACTCAATCATGGGCGACTCAATACGCCTTTCCGCTCTGTCGATTGGATGGATTGTCCATTGGAGCCCTTATTGCATTACGGTTTACCAGTGAGCAACCCAATTATCGACTTCCCCAAATCATTGGCACAATATCTCTTGGAGCGACAGCCTGTCTGTTTCTGATTTTTCGAGGCTTTCGCATCGAAGATCCCATTTTGATTTTCATCCTGCCCACCTTGATAGCCGCGGCTTACTTACCGATTTTCTGTACGGTGCTTGGCGTAGGGGATTCGTTACTCAAAAAAACTTTACGTTCTCGTATTCTCCGCTGGTTCGGAAAATACAGTTACGGCTTGTATGTGTACCATCAAATCATTCGAGTGCTTGTGCGTGAATATTGGGGCATTACAGAATCACCGCTCGGCTTGATCGTTGTCGGAGGACTTTCAGTTGGTTGCAGCGTACTCTCATTCAAATTCCTGGAAAGCTATTTTCTCTCTCTGAAAACAAAATATGCCCCTCATTGA
- a CDS encoding molybdopterin-dependent oxidoreductase: MKILITIGSEVSIEFDRVKFVQFPHEYQVPDISKFIPGRPGRGLKFRSLLESLKPEGVDIELISLKASHDQFEKSIQWQLIPVGAVLVYEIHGEEIPLEKGGPFRLYVPGTVVCGQAELDNCVNIKHLDRIDVELVTV; the protein is encoded by the coding sequence ATGAAAATCCTTATAACGATAGGAAGTGAAGTTTCGATTGAATTCGATCGTGTTAAATTTGTCCAATTCCCTCACGAATATCAGGTTCCCGATATTTCAAAATTCATTCCAGGTCGGCCAGGACGGGGATTGAAGTTTCGCAGCCTGCTCGAATCCCTCAAACCTGAGGGAGTGGATATTGAACTAATCAGCCTCAAGGCCAGTCACGATCAATTTGAAAAGTCGATTCAGTGGCAACTAATCCCCGTGGGGGCTGTACTTGTCTATGAGATTCATGGAGAGGAAATCCCCCTCGAAAAGGGAGGCCCCTTTCGCTTATATGTTCCGGGAACGGTTGTTTGTGGACAGGCAGAACTCGATAACTGCGTTAATATCAAGCATTTGGATCGTATTGACGTTGAACTCGTCACAGTGTGA
- a CDS encoding inositol monophosphatase family protein yields MPNTDYQSRLEFALDAAEQAQDLILKYYQNQDLAIDSKKDDTPVTEADRGAELLIRELLEKSFPEDGILGEEFPEKPGKNQFRWILDPIDGTKSFVHGVPLFGCLIGLEEIGKNDERHCVVGVCRFPALDEVVYAAKGSGAWWKIKENEPIPARCSTNTNLSEACFCTTNVARWEQLGLSKPYYTLCNGVQLTRGWGDCFGHILVATGRADIMVDPVLSEWDAAALLPILEEAGGHFIDRDGNATIYSKNGMSVTAAMKDQLLQIINDK; encoded by the coding sequence ATGCCAAATACCGATTATCAATCACGTCTCGAATTCGCTCTCGATGCAGCTGAGCAGGCTCAGGATCTGATTCTGAAGTATTATCAGAATCAGGATCTGGCGATCGATTCCAAAAAAGATGACACGCCCGTGACCGAAGCTGATCGCGGAGCGGAATTGTTAATCCGGGAACTGCTGGAAAAGAGTTTTCCAGAGGATGGAATTCTCGGCGAAGAATTTCCGGAGAAGCCGGGGAAGAATCAGTTTCGCTGGATTCTCGACCCGATTGATGGCACAAAGTCTTTCGTGCATGGCGTTCCCCTGTTTGGTTGCCTGATTGGACTGGAAGAGATCGGCAAGAATGATGAGCGGCATTGTGTTGTTGGCGTCTGTCGTTTTCCTGCTCTCGATGAAGTGGTGTATGCAGCCAAAGGTTCAGGAGCCTGGTGGAAAATTAAAGAGAACGAACCGATTCCCGCACGTTGTTCCACGAACACCAATCTTTCAGAGGCTTGCTTCTGCACAACCAATGTCGCCCGCTGGGAACAGTTAGGTCTCTCGAAACCGTATTATACTCTCTGCAATGGCGTGCAATTGACCCGAGGCTGGGGTGATTGTTTCGGACACATCCTGGTCGCAACGGGCCGAGCCGATATTATGGTTGACCCAGTACTGAGCGAATGGGACGCAGCAGCTCTGCTGCCGATTCTCGAAGAAGCCGGCGGCCACTTCATCGATCGAGATGGAAATGCAACCATCTATTCGAAAAACGGTATGTCAGTCACAGCTGCGATGAAAGATCAGCTGCTGCAGATTATCAACGACAAATAA
- a CDS encoding lactate racemase domain-containing protein produces the protein MTSTIESKKLETMSEAAVRTWIQENVVLEDFVGKKVLMVVPDATRTAPLPLLFDELHRLLKPKTEALDVIFALGTHPPMSEAQMCKLLGIDETERQRLFFQLGLFNHEWDEDERLTQLGVLTEDDTEEISGGLMREEVPVKINKRILDYDMLFVVGPVFPHEVVGFSGGNKYFFPGISGPEVLNFFHWLGALITNASIIGVKDTPVRRVVDRAAKLIPCEKRAMTFVVAPDASLYGLSYGTPEFAWNAAADISSQVHIKWQDKPFKQILSCAPEMYDELWVAGKCMYKLEPVVEDGGELIIYAPHLTEISITHGDLIREIGYHVRDYFVKQPEKFSHIPRGVLAHSTHVRGGGTFEDGVESPRVKVTLASQIPKEVCEEISLGYRDPETIDIESFANREDEGILLVRKAGEHLYRLKD, from the coding sequence ATGACATCAACAATTGAATCAAAAAAACTGGAAACGATGTCGGAAGCAGCCGTTCGGACCTGGATTCAGGAGAACGTGGTTCTGGAGGATTTTGTCGGTAAGAAAGTGCTGATGGTTGTCCCCGACGCGACGCGCACCGCTCCACTTCCTCTACTATTTGATGAACTTCATCGACTGCTCAAGCCGAAAACTGAGGCACTGGATGTTATTTTCGCCCTCGGCACCCATCCTCCAATGTCCGAAGCTCAGATGTGCAAACTGCTCGGAATTGATGAAACCGAACGGCAACGGCTCTTTTTTCAGCTCGGATTGTTCAATCACGAATGGGATGAAGACGAGCGATTGACGCAACTCGGAGTGTTGACCGAAGATGACACCGAAGAAATTTCCGGCGGGCTGATGCGGGAAGAGGTCCCCGTCAAAATCAATAAACGAATTCTCGATTACGACATGCTGTTCGTTGTTGGCCCTGTTTTTCCGCATGAGGTAGTCGGGTTTTCAGGAGGGAACAAGTATTTCTTCCCTGGGATATCCGGTCCGGAAGTGCTCAATTTCTTTCACTGGCTGGGAGCTTTAATTACAAATGCGTCAATTATTGGTGTTAAAGACACTCCCGTCCGTCGCGTAGTCGATCGAGCCGCCAAACTGATTCCGTGTGAGAAACGGGCCATGACATTTGTCGTCGCTCCCGATGCCAGTTTGTATGGACTTTCCTACGGCACACCCGAGTTTGCGTGGAATGCTGCGGCCGATATTTCTTCGCAGGTCCACATCAAATGGCAGGATAAGCCGTTCAAGCAAATCCTGTCCTGTGCCCCCGAAATGTACGATGAATTGTGGGTGGCTGGAAAATGTATGTATAAGCTGGAACCTGTTGTCGAAGATGGAGGCGAGCTGATTATCTATGCACCTCATTTAACGGAAATCTCGATCACGCATGGCGATTTGATTCGCGAAATCGGCTATCATGTTCGAGATTATTTTGTGAAACAACCAGAAAAGTTCAGTCATATTCCTCGCGGCGTATTGGCTCACTCAACTCATGTTCGCGGTGGTGGAACATTCGAGGATGGCGTTGAATCCCCACGCGTCAAAGTGACTCTCGCTTCGCAGATTCCGAAAGAGGTTTGTGAAGAAATCAGCCTCGGTTATCGCGATCCTGAGACCATCGATATCGAATCCTTCGCCAATCGTGAAGATGAGGGAATCCTGCTGGTCCGGAAGGCTGGCGAGCATTTGTATCGACTCAAAGATTGA
- a CDS encoding sulfatase family protein has product MKSNLTRHLLTVLLTSLMAYSLAHADDRPNMIFIMADDMGYGDVQALNADSKIPTPNLNQLASEGMNFTDAHTPSAVCTPTRYGVVTGRYCWRTYLKKGVLNGYGTPLIQDDRLTIAEFLKDNGYATGVVGKWHLGLGFVKDGDQFDFSKPVSNGPHTHGFDYSYIIPASLDFPPYVYIENGKITEYPELTQQAQKFPAFLRKGERSPDLVMENVLDDIAAQAEKYIADRAEKSSPFFLYVPLTAPHKPVMPHPRFQNQTDLGPYGDFVHQVDATVGNILKSIDDAGVRDNTLVVYTSDNGSYMYRLENDDKDHVDEESVQGYRPEHHMANDSFRGTKADVWEGGHHVPFFVRWPGNIKAGAKSKETICLTDFFATAADVINKDLPEGAAPDSFSLLPLLKGETRKTSRAPVIHHSANGMFAIRAGEWKLVLGNGSGGRQAPKGTPFEQPYFLFNMQDDPAETKNVIESHPEIAKRLETECLKIRDSGSSKSME; this is encoded by the coding sequence ATGAAATCCAACTTAACGCGTCATCTGCTTACCGTCTTGCTAACAAGCCTCATGGCCTACTCACTCGCTCATGCAGACGACAGGCCAAATATGATTTTTATCATGGCCGACGACATGGGCTATGGAGATGTTCAGGCTCTAAATGCAGACTCGAAAATTCCGACGCCGAATTTGAATCAGCTGGCTTCAGAGGGGATGAATTTTACGGATGCACATACGCCATCGGCCGTTTGTACACCGACACGTTATGGAGTTGTAACAGGGCGATATTGCTGGCGAACATACCTGAAAAAAGGCGTGCTGAATGGCTACGGCACACCGCTGATTCAAGATGACCGCCTAACAATTGCTGAGTTTCTCAAAGACAACGGTTACGCCACAGGTGTCGTTGGAAAATGGCATTTGGGGCTCGGTTTTGTAAAGGATGGCGATCAGTTCGATTTCTCGAAACCGGTCAGCAATGGACCGCATACTCATGGGTTTGATTATTCTTACATCATCCCGGCGTCTCTCGATTTTCCACCCTATGTGTATATTGAAAACGGGAAAATCACAGAGTATCCCGAGTTGACTCAGCAAGCTCAAAAATTTCCGGCCTTTCTTCGTAAGGGAGAACGAAGTCCTGATTTGGTCATGGAGAATGTTCTGGATGATATTGCAGCTCAGGCCGAGAAGTATATTGCTGATCGAGCCGAGAAGTCTTCTCCCTTCTTCCTCTATGTCCCGCTAACGGCTCCTCACAAACCGGTCATGCCTCATCCCCGGTTTCAAAATCAGACAGACCTGGGGCCATACGGAGACTTCGTGCATCAGGTTGATGCGACGGTCGGAAATATTCTCAAGTCGATTGATGATGCGGGTGTGCGTGACAACACACTTGTCGTTTATACGAGTGATAATGGCTCCTACATGTATCGACTTGAAAATGATGATAAGGATCATGTCGATGAAGAATCGGTGCAGGGATATCGCCCTGAGCATCACATGGCAAACGATAGCTTTCGCGGCACAAAAGCCGATGTCTGGGAAGGTGGACATCACGTGCCGTTTTTTGTCCGCTGGCCAGGAAATATCAAAGCTGGAGCCAAATCGAAGGAGACAATTTGTCTGACCGACTTTTTCGCCACTGCAGCCGATGTGATCAACAAAGACCTGCCGGAAGGGGCCGCTCCCGATAGTTTCAGTCTCTTACCTTTGCTGAAAGGTGAGACTCGAAAAACATCACGTGCTCCAGTGATTCATCACTCGGCCAATGGAATGTTTGCCATCCGTGCTGGGGAATGGAAACTGGTGTTAGGGAATGGTTCAGGAGGTCGGCAGGCACCGAAAGGAACTCCGTTCGAACAGCCTTACTTTTTATTCAACATGCAGGATGATCCTGCTGAAACGAAGAATGTGATCGAGTCTCACCCTGAGATTGCCAAGCGACTGGAAACGGAATGCCTCAAAATTCGCGATTCAGGTTCGAGTAAATCTATGGAGTAG
- a CDS encoding class II aldolase/adducin family protein: MNQPRNVIHPRDEIMRTMDRIYRYRMTTTSGGNLSIRDSAGNIWITPARVDKGNLTRNDIVCVHQDGSIDGLHPPSSEFPFHKAIYETRPDINAIVHAHPVALVAFSISRQTPNTRLFHQAHSVCGKVGFAPYACPGSEALGESIAKMFAQSCDSVILENHGVVVGGSDLARTFERFEAFEFAGKTLVKANQLGEVRYLTDQQLKQAAQRGVDFESYDPGVASAKEQELRRQLCDFVRRGCRQRLLISTEGSFSARVDGESFLITPTQKDRELLRAEDFVLVDGDRREIGKLASRAARAHQTIYQKHPHVQAIVFAHPVNATAFSATDVPLDVRTIPESYVFLRDVQRAEYGVQYGNDGGIANYVSASNPAAILENDGVLVTGSSVLDVFDRLEVLESTAEAVIDAQAIGKVSVMPDSVIEELREAFHLK, from the coding sequence ATGAATCAGCCTCGCAACGTCATCCATCCTCGTGATGAAATCATGCGAACGATGGACCGCATTTATCGTTATCGAATGACAACCACGTCTGGTGGTAATCTTTCAATACGCGATTCTGCAGGGAACATCTGGATTACACCCGCTCGTGTCGATAAGGGTAATCTCACTCGGAACGATATCGTTTGTGTGCATCAGGATGGCTCGATTGACGGACTTCATCCTCCTTCTTCGGAGTTTCCTTTTCACAAGGCGATTTACGAAACTCGACCGGATATCAACGCCATTGTACATGCGCATCCGGTTGCACTGGTCGCGTTCAGCATTTCCCGGCAGACCCCCAATACAAGGCTGTTCCATCAGGCACATAGTGTTTGTGGAAAGGTCGGATTTGCTCCTTATGCCTGTCCGGGCAGTGAGGCTCTCGGTGAAAGCATTGCCAAGATGTTCGCACAATCGTGCGACAGTGTCATTCTTGAAAATCACGGCGTGGTTGTTGGGGGAAGTGATCTGGCACGAACCTTTGAGCGATTTGAAGCGTTCGAGTTTGCAGGCAAAACGCTCGTCAAAGCAAATCAATTGGGAGAGGTACGCTATCTGACTGATCAACAATTGAAACAGGCTGCTCAACGTGGTGTCGATTTTGAATCGTATGATCCCGGTGTCGCCTCGGCGAAGGAACAGGAACTGCGTCGACAGCTTTGTGATTTCGTCAGACGCGGATGCCGGCAACGATTATTGATTAGCACGGAGGGAAGTTTTTCCGCTCGCGTCGATGGCGAATCGTTTCTTATCACGCCGACACAAAAAGATCGTGAACTGTTACGAGCCGAGGATTTTGTACTCGTCGATGGAGATCGTCGTGAAATCGGCAAACTGGCCAGTCGAGCCGCACGTGCTCATCAGACGATTTATCAAAAGCATCCTCACGTGCAGGCGATTGTGTTTGCACACCCCGTCAATGCAACGGCTTTCAGCGCGACGGACGTGCCATTGGATGTTCGCACGATACCGGAAAGTTATGTCTTTTTGCGAGATGTGCAACGTGCAGAGTACGGGGTTCAATACGGAAATGATGGTGGGATAGCCAACTACGTCTCGGCCAGCAATCCGGCTGCTATTCTGGAAAACGATGGTGTGCTCGTCACCGGTTCGAGTGTGCTGGACGTCTTTGACCGTTTAGAAGTTCTGGAGTCAACTGCAGAAGCGGTCATCGACGCCCAGGCGATCGGCAAAGTATCGGTCATGCCTGATAGCGTCATCGAAGAATTACGTGAGGCATTTCATCTCAAGTAA
- a CDS encoding class I SAM-dependent methyltransferase, translated as MSLTKAHKTSLPDCIDLWRDEEIDLGVRTLQLTIPEDPDALLDRPEVLEENRQTDYVPYWAYLWPAARSFANIMASLKDPHSKELLEIGCGCGLVGLAAMTNGIEVTFSDNRLEALQLSEYNARQNNLQNYELLQLDWFHPPKEKRWDWIIASDVLYEARFHEPLLETITQLIKPGGQIWIGDPGRALVLEFVRMAQQRGWEPLVYDADLQLRSFPSIGHFQLLVFKIEADQDNINDS; from the coding sequence ATGTCGTTGACAAAAGCTCATAAAACCTCACTCCCTGATTGCATTGATCTCTGGCGAGATGAAGAAATTGATTTGGGAGTCCGTACACTTCAGTTGACCATTCCCGAAGATCCCGATGCCTTGCTCGATCGCCCTGAGGTCCTCGAAGAAAATCGGCAGACAGATTATGTCCCCTACTGGGCTTACCTTTGGCCAGCAGCTCGATCTTTTGCCAACATCATGGCTTCGCTGAAAGATCCGCATTCAAAAGAATTGCTGGAGATCGGTTGCGGCTGTGGACTTGTTGGCCTAGCAGCGATGACTAATGGAATCGAAGTGACCTTCAGCGACAATCGACTCGAAGCTTTGCAGCTTTCGGAATATAACGCCCGACAAAACAATCTACAGAATTATGAATTGCTGCAACTCGACTGGTTTCATCCTCCCAAAGAAAAACGCTGGGACTGGATCATCGCTTCGGATGTCCTTTACGAAGCTCGATTTCACGAGCCGCTGCTGGAGACAATCACACAACTGATCAAACCAGGTGGGCAAATCTGGATTGGAGATCCCGGTCGCGCTCTCGTCCTCGAGTTTGTCCGAATGGCCCAGCAACGCGGCTGGGAGCCGCTCGTTTACGATGCCGACCTGCAACTTCGTTCATTTCCATCCATCGGACATTTCCAGTTGCTTGTCTTTAAAATCGAAGCCGATCAAGATAACATCAACGACAGCTGA
- a CDS encoding Trx7/PDZ domain-containing (seleno)protein, which yields MSFRNLLCLLLLTLIPASISFAQSREEKVRSDRQKVLEDGFWIYNDLAKGFEQARQTGKPLVVVLRCIPCVACVKLDDELVDQDPVIRPLLKEFVCVRIVSTNGLDLSLFQYDTDQSFAVFMLNADGTIYGRFGTRSHRTDWYEDVSLTGLAKALQGALKLHQNYPSNKAELSGKRGKPLEYASPEKYPSLKDKYRDSIDFADSNVVKSCIHCHQIGDARRDYYWSQGKKLPEDLLFPYPHPKSIGLILDPESKATVKEVTSNTPASKAGLRAGDEIVSLQNQPLLSIADVQWVLDKANPEGDQLTAEVVRNGRPQKLTIELQDGWRRNGDISWRVSTWQLRRKYFGGMKLEELTSEEREQAKIPADQLALRIQHVGKYPPHNFARRSGFKEGDIITSFDGTLDLLTETDLLIHGADNFKPAQMVSVTILRNGNEIQKQLNLP from the coding sequence ATGTCATTCAGAAATTTGCTCTGTCTCCTGTTGTTGACTCTGATCCCTGCTTCGATTTCTTTTGCTCAATCCCGTGAAGAAAAAGTCCGGTCGGATCGTCAGAAAGTCCTTGAAGATGGCTTCTGGATTTACAACGATCTGGCCAAAGGATTCGAACAGGCTCGTCAGACCGGCAAACCTCTTGTTGTCGTTTTACGCTGTATCCCCTGCGTGGCCTGTGTGAAACTGGATGACGAACTTGTCGATCAGGATCCTGTCATTCGACCGCTGCTTAAAGAGTTCGTCTGCGTGCGAATCGTTTCCACAAATGGTCTCGATCTTTCATTGTTTCAGTACGATACCGATCAATCCTTTGCCGTCTTCATGCTCAATGCCGATGGCACAATTTACGGCCGCTTCGGCACCCGCTCACACCGTACCGACTGGTACGAGGATGTTTCTCTGACGGGCTTAGCCAAAGCTCTTCAGGGAGCCCTGAAATTGCATCAGAATTACCCGTCTAACAAAGCAGAGCTTTCTGGCAAACGCGGAAAGCCCCTCGAATATGCGTCGCCCGAAAAATATCCGTCACTCAAAGATAAATATCGAGATTCAATCGATTTCGCCGACAGCAATGTCGTTAAGAGTTGTATTCATTGTCATCAAATCGGCGATGCTCGCCGGGATTACTACTGGAGTCAGGGAAAAAAGTTACCGGAAGATTTGCTGTTCCCTTACCCGCACCCGAAATCAATCGGCTTGATTCTCGATCCCGAATCCAAAGCAACCGTTAAGGAAGTCACCTCAAACACACCTGCCTCGAAAGCAGGTTTACGTGCAGGCGATGAAATCGTGTCTCTGCAAAATCAACCTCTCCTCTCTATTGCCGATGTTCAATGGGTACTCGACAAAGCAAACCCTGAAGGCGATCAGTTGACAGCGGAAGTTGTTCGCAATGGACGTCCACAGAAGTTGACTATTGAACTACAGGATGGCTGGCGTCGAAACGGCGATATCTCCTGGCGAGTTTCTACCTGGCAACTTCGAAGAAAGTACTTCGGGGGGATGAAACTTGAAGAACTGACCAGTGAAGAACGAGAGCAGGCAAAAATACCTGCCGATCAACTTGCTCTACGTATCCAGCATGTCGGCAAATATCCGCCTCACAACTTTGCCCGGCGATCCGGCTTCAAAGAAGGCGATATCATCACCAGCTTTGATGGCACTTTGGATCTGCTCACAGAAACCGACTTGCTAATTCACGGAGCCGACAACTTCAAACCTGCTCAAATGGTTTCTGTAACGATTCTGAGAAATGGTAACGAGATTCAAAAACAATTGAATTTGCCATAA